TCGGCTCGACGGTGAGGTCGCTGTTGAGGACCAGGATCGCGTCGCCGGACGCGACGGCGGCGCCGCTGTTGACGTTGGCCCCGAAGCCGCCGTTGGTGGAACGGCGCACGACCTCGACGCCGTCGACGTCGGGGAACGGGATAGGGGAGGCGTCGTCGGCGACGACCAGCCGCGCGGGATGGGTCTGCGCGGCCAGCTGGGCGAGCAGCGCTTGCGTGGGTGCGGGGTCGCCGTGGTGCGGGACGACGACCGTCACGTCGACCATCAGATCGCCCCGTCGGTGACACCGGTGCGGTGCCCGGCGCGGGCGGCGGCATCGATGGAGAGGGCCACGGCGCGCGACGACACCGCGGCCGGGACGACGCGCGCGACCGCGTCGATCGCCGCTCCCAGTGCCCGGGCACTGCGCTCGCCGAGCGTGCCGGCCAGCAGTGCGACCAGCCGCTCCCAGGCGCTTGCGGGCGGCCGGGGGCCGACGGGCAGGCCGTGCTTGGCCTCGAACCGACGCCGCGCCGCGCCGGAGTAGAAGGCGCGCTGCAGGCGCATCGCCGTCGTCGTCGCCGCGATCCGGTGCTCGGTCTCCAGCGCCGGCACGAGAGTGATCGCGACGCCCGACTGCTGGAGCCGGTAGCCCCAGTCGACGTCCTCCCACCCGTAGGCGCGGAACCCCTCGTCGTAGGGGCCGACCCGCTCCCAGTCGACCCTGCCGACCGAGACGTTGCCCGCCCAGTAGCGCCACGCCTGGTCGGCCGGCACGGCGTACGCCTCCTCGCGGAACCGGCGGTCCCACGCGCGCCCGTAGACCCGGGCGTAGGTCGTCTCGGGGTAGACGTTGCGGTAGAGCCCGACGACACCGACGGCCGCGTCCGCGTGGGCCGCGGCATGGGTGGCGAGGTAGTCGGGCGCGGGGACGAGGTCGTCGTCGCAGCGCACCAGCACCGTGCCGCGGGCGGCGTCGAACCCGGCGTTGAGGGCGGCCGACCGCCCGCGGTTCTCGGGGAACGTGACCACGCGGACCGGCAGGTCGCCGGCGACCGAGGCGACGACGTCCGCCGAG
This genomic interval from Nocardioides palaemonis contains the following:
- a CDS encoding glycosyltransferase family 2 protein — protein: MSSPLVSVVVPSRGGADRLPVLLRALRAQRGVDWEAVVVLDGDVDGSADVVASVAGDLPVRVVTFPENRGRSAALNAGFDAARGTVLVRCDDDLVPAPDYLATHAAAHADAAVGVVGLYRNVYPETTYARVYGRAWDRRFREEAYAVPADQAWRYWAGNVSVGRVDWERVGPYDEGFRAYGWEDVDWGYRLQQSGVAITLVPALETEHRIAATTTAMRLQRAFYSGAARRRFEAKHGLPVGPRPPASAWERLVALLAGTLGERSARALGAAIDAVARVVPAAVSSRAVALSIDAAARAGHRTGVTDGAI